GGACCAATACTACGCGCCGGGTTAACGGATACACCTGTTACAGGGATGCCCACGATGTGGATCAGCGTCAGGCACAGACCAATAGCCAGGCCCGCAAATCCAGGATTGGAGCCATTCTTACTGGTAGCACCATGTACTACTACCAGGAAAATAGCTGTAAAAACAATTTCAGCAACCAGACCGCTTACCAGATTGTAGTGGTCGGGCGAGCCGGCATCTACGCCATTGGCGCCAAGTCCATTCTTGACAATACTGTAATCTGCTTTACCCTGTGCAATGAAATACAACACTGCGGAGGCAACGATCGCACCCAGGATCTGGGATACAATGTAGGCTCCGGCGTCTTTACCGGATATTTTACCGGTAGATGCCAATGAAATGGTAATAGCAGGATTCAGATGACAACCGGAAATATGGCCAACTGCATAGGCCATTGCTACTACTGATAACCCAAAAGCAAAGGCAATTCCCAGGAAACCCACGTGGTCGCCAGCCAGAACGGCGCTACCACAGCCCATTAACACCAATACGAACGTCCCGAAGAATTCTGCGATGCATTTTTGTGATAAGGTAACTGTCATAGATTGTTGAATTTTTTGTAGTGAATAGAAAGGGCAAACATTAAACCTGGTGTTAACTAAAATTACTTTAAATAATCAAGATAAAAAAAACGGGAAGTATAAATCAATGTACTTCCCGCTTTTAGATCATTTATTTTTATTAATAAATCTCAATTGGAGTCAGTTCTCCCCTCAGTGAGGTTTCCAGCATTCCCCTGGCTGCCTCTTTCGAAAGTCCCTGTCCCAGCACAAACATCAGCTTGGTGACAGCTGCTTCAAAGGTCATATCATGGCCGCTAACCACTCCTATTTCCAGCAGATGCTGACTGGTTTCATATTTGCCCAGTTCCACAGATCCGCCATCACATTGTGTGATGTCTATTACAATGGCACCGTTATCAATCACCCTTTTTATACTTTCTATGAACCAGGGCTGGGTATTGGTGTTACCACTACCAAATGTTTCCATGATCACCCCTTTCAGTCCGGGGATGTTCAATGTAGCTTCTACAGCCTTGCGTGTGATACCGGGAAACAGTTTCAATACCGTGATATTTGTTTCCAGTTCCTTGTGTACTTTCAGCGGTTTATTGGGTGTTGGCAGTATAAACTGGTGTTTGTACTTGATATCTATACCTGCTTCTGCCAACGGCGGGTAATTCATCGTATAGAATGCCTCAAATTTCTCTGCATTATACTTTTTGGAACGGTTGCCCCTGAACAGCGAGAAATCGAAGTAGATGCAGACTTCCGGTACCATGGATATATCTGTACCATTATGACGGCTACAGGCTATTTCCATAGCAGTGATGATGTTCTCCTTGGCATCTGTCCGTATCTTCCCGATAGGTAGCTGGGAACCGGTCAAAATCACCGGCTTCGTCAGGTTTTCTAACATGAAGCTCAGTGCGGATGCCGTGAACGCCATGGTATCAGAGCCATGGAGTATCACAAATCCATCATACCGGTCGTACCGGTCTTCGATGATGCTCGCCAGCTCTACCCAAATCTCAGGCTGCATATCTGATGAATCAATAGGCGGGTTGAATGCATATACGTAGAAGTCAATCCCCATCCGGTAAAGCTCCGGCAAATTATTTCTTATTTCATTGAAGCCGATGGGACGCAGTGCTTTGGTTTTATCATCATAGATCATCCCTACTGTACCGCCCGTGTAGATTATCAGTATTTTACTCATTTTGCTAGTGGCCATTGCCTGCAAAGGTATTCACTAAACAGTTAGAGCGTTTTGAATAATTTCCGGGCATTACTGCTCGTTATAGAGGCTACGTCAGCAATTTTTAGATTTTTTATATCTGCTAACTTTTCGCCTGCCAGCGGAAGATAGGCGCTTTCATTACGTTTTCCCCTGTAAGGAACGGGAGCCAGATAAGGAGCATCTGTTTCCAACACTATATGCGCGAGGTCTATCTGTTCGAGTATTTCACCCAGCCCCGATTTCTTAAACGTTACTACTCCGCCTATGCCTAGGTAAAAGCCAAGATCAATGATTTCCTTCGCCTCTTCCACCGTTCCCGAAAAACAATGAAATACCCCACTGAGGCGGCCGTCCTGCAATGACTTTACTTCGTTGATGCATTCCCGTGTGGCCTCCCTGCTGTGGATAGATACCGGTAATCCGTATTCCCTCGCCAACAGCAACTGCTCCTGAAATGCCCGGTATTGCTGCGTTAACAGCGATTTATCCCAGTAGAAATCAAGCCCTATTTCACCAATCGCTTTGAATGGCCGCTGTTGCAACCAGGCTTTTATCAGATTCAGCTGGTCTTCCACCGTTTCTTTTACATAACAGGGATGGATGCCCATCATGGCAAAAATATGCTCCGGATGCCGGGCTTCCAGCTCCAGCATGCCCGTTATGGAGTCTTCATCTATATTCGGCAAAAACAGTTGCGATACTCCCGCTGCTAAGGCCCGCGCCACCATTTCCTCCCGGTCAGCCTCAAATTCTTCCGAATACAGGTGCGTGTGGGTATCTATCCAAAGCATAATAATTTATTTTATTTAAATTTGTAATTTCTTTAATATTTAAATGATATCTTTATACTGCAAAGGTAAATGACTGATCACCTAATTGCTAATAAAACCTAAACTATGAAAAGCTATTTCAGTACAAACCGTGTGCTGGCGCTGGCCATCACCGGAGTGGCGATAGCCACTGTCTTCTTTGCCTGCAAGAAGGACGCCGGCCCCACCGATACCGCTTCCCAAAATCAATCTGATAACAATACCATCGCCGCCTCCCAACATGAAGCTATGGCCAGTGTTGCCTATGGCGATCTGTTCGAAACGGTAGCTACTGTTGCTATCGCACAGGGGCTGTACCAGAATGCCCGGATTGCAACCAACGGAAGCAAAGCGCTGGCCGGACCTACTTCCTGCCCGGTGGCAGAACTGCTCGATGCTACGGATCCTAGTAAATGGCCCAAAACGGTGCAGATCGATTTCGGCGACGCGTGCCTCGACAGGTTCGGCATTTATCGCAGCGGCATACTGAACGTTACTTTCAATGGCCCGCTGTTTAGTCCTACTGCCACTATTGTTGTGGATCCATCTAATTACAGACGGAATGGAAAACTTGTGTCAGGGCGCCTTACCATCAGTGCCATGAGCTTCGATAAAACCAACGGCATCCGCTACACCAGCGAAATTACCAATGGTAAACTAACCCTTGCAGATACTGTAGTCGTTAGCTATGTTTCAAAAAGAACTATAAAGCAGATTGCCGGAGTTGATCAGGTTCAGCCTCTCCTGAATCCGGAAGATGATGTGTATAGCATAGAAGGTACAGCCAGCCTGTCGTACGTAAAAGGCCCGTTAACCGGTGTGGCGGCCGACTTTGCTACGCAGGAGCCGCTGATCAAAACATGGGGCTGCAACCATTGCAGTAAAGGAAAGCTGAAAGTAACAGTCGATAACGTTTCCGGAGTGATCAATTACGGAACGGGGCAGTGTACTGACCCGATTACTATCACTGTTGGAGATAAGGTGAAAGAAATTAAGATATAGATAGTAAGATGATGACCAGGCGCTGTTACAGCGCCTGGTTTGTTTATACGATAGCTGCCAGTTCGAATTGCTGTTTTTTGCAAAACTCCAGTACCCGGGGCAGCGCGTACTGCACACGATCCCAGGCTTTGGTACTGTCGTGGAATACTACAATGGAGCCGGGCTTTAATTTGAATACCACGTTCTGCACACAGGTTTCCCCATTAATTGTTGTATCAAAATCACCACTCAGGATATCCCACATAATGATCCTGGCACCGGGAATCTTATTTTTTATCTGCCTGATCTGGAAAGGCGTGATCCGGCCATAAGGAGGCCTGAATAGGGGCGAAGCGATATATTTGGCCGCTTCCAGTACATTCTCTATATATTTTTCTGTACCTGTTTTCCATCCATTGAGATGATTATGCGTGTGGTTACCGGTACTGTGACCTGCTTCCAGTATTTGCTGATAAACAGATGGATACTCCAATACATTTTTTCCGATGCAAAAGAAAGTAGCTTTAGCATTATACTTCGCCAACTGTTCCAATACAAAAGGCGTGGCTTCAGGATGCGGGCCATCATCGAAAGTAAGATAAACCTTATTGCCTGCCGGCGACAGATTCCATTCACAACTTTTATACAACATCTTCAATATACCTGGCGTTTTGGTAAGATAGAACATAGCATAGCTTTTTGCCTTCAGCAACCATTCAGGGGTGCCAAAAATGTAATACAGTACTGCAATATACTAACTTCTGTCTGGATAGCTTTGGCTTGCTCCCCTGCCCTGTAAATGTCCATTAATAACTTAAAGCTGAAGCTAAAACCTAAAAACTTATCTTTGCGCTCTATGGATCACAAAAAAGTAAGAGTGCGCTTTGCGCCCAGTCCTACTGGCGGCCTGCATCTTGGCGGTGTACGCACTGTTTTGTTCAACTATTTATTTGCCAGAAAGCACAAAGGCGATTTTGTGCTGCGTATTGAAGATACTGACCAAACCCGCTATGTGCCGGGAGCGGAGGAATATATTAATGAATGCCTGAGCTGGTGCGGGTTAGAGCCGGATGAAAGCCCAACTAAAGGCGGGGCTTACGGTCCTTACCGTCAGAGCGAACGCAAACCAATCTACCGTCAATATGCCGAGCAGCTGGTACAATCCGGCCATGCTTACTACGCATTCGACACGCCGGAAGAGCTGGACAATATGCGTGTGCAACTGAAAACGCCGGAAAATCCATCTCCCCAGTATAACCACATCGTGCGGGAAAAAATGCGTAATTCCCTTACGCTGCCTGATGCGGAAGTACAGGACCTGCTGGCGAAAAACACGCCGCATGTGATCCGTATCAAGATGCCTGTTAACGAAGAACTGATATTCACTGATCTTATCCGCGGAGAAGTAACCTTCCACACCTCGCTGGTAGATGATAAGGTGCTGCTGAAGGCTGATGGTATGCCTACCTATCACCTGGCCGTGGTGGTAGACGATTATCTCATGAAAATCACACATGTTTTCCGTGGAGAAGAATGGCTGCCGTCTGCACCTGTACATCTCCTGCTCTGGAAACACCTCGGCTGGGAAGCAGATATGCCCCAATGGGCACACTTACCGCTGATTCTGAAGCCGGATGGCAATGGCAAGCTCAGTAAACGGGATGGCGATCGTTTAGGCTTCCCCGTATATGCCATGAACTGGTTCGATCCTAAGACGAATGAGCTGACACAGGGCTTCCGTGAAAGAGGATTCCTGCCCGAAGCATTCATCAATATGTTAGCCATGCTGGGCTGGAATGACGGCACAGAACAGGAAATATTTTCACTGCAGGAACTGATAGAGAAATTTTCGCTGGAAAGGGTACACAAGGCAGGTGCGAAATTTGATTTCGAGAAAGCCAAATGGTTCAACCACCAGTATATTCATCATAAAGATAGCGAAAGCCTGGCAGCCCTCTTCCAGCCGGTATTGGCAGAGAAGGGCATCAGTGCGGATCCGGCTTACGTTGCTAAAGTAGCCGGACTCGTGAAAGACCGGTGCTATTTCGTAAACGAAATATGGGATCACGGATTTTTCTTCTTCCAGGCTCCTGAAAGCTACGACGAAGCAGCTGTTAAGCCCAAGTGGAATGCCGATAAAGAAGCCTTTTTTGAAGCCTGGTCCGCGCAGCTGGCCTCTCTGACAACTGCCACTGCAGCTGAAATGGAAGCCGCTTTCAAAACGCTCGCTACAGAAAGAAATCTGAAAATGGGAGATGTACAGTTACCCTTCCGCATCATGCTGACCAGCGGCAAATTCGGCCCTCCGGTATTTGATATCGTTGCCACCCTGGGCGTGGAAGAAACGCAGAAACGTATAGGGAAAGGACTGGAAACATTTAAGAATTAGGAATATAGAATTAAGAAATAGAGCGAAGGCCATAGCGGATAGTAATAATCGCTATGGCCTTCGCTCTATTTCTTAATTCTATATTCTATTTCTTGCTCTCTTTCGCCCAGGTATCCTTCAGCGTCACAGTCCTATTGAACACCACTTTCTCCGGAGTACTGTCCGGGTCCACAACGAAATAGCCTTTGCGCAGGAACTGGAAACGCTCGCCGGGTTTAGCTTTCAGCAAACATGGTTCAACGTAAGCTTCTTTAATCACCTGCAGGGAGTCGGTATTAATCAGTGATTTGAAATCAACTTCTTCTGCAGCCGGATTTTCAGAAGTGAACAACCGGTCGTAGATACGGACTTCAGCAGTGGCTGCATGTTCAGCACTAACCCAATGGATGGTGCCTTTTACAGTTAACCCGCTATGATCGCCACCACTTTTGCTTTCGGGCAGGTAAGATGCATAAATGGTAGTGATGTTACCAGCTGCATCCTTTTCCACGCTTTCTCCTTTGATGATGTAAGCATTCTTTAAACGTACGTGTAGGCCCGGGCCCAGCCGGAAAAACTTCTTGGGAGGGTTTTCCATGAAATCTTCCCTTTCTATGTACAGCGTCTTACTGAAATGCAGGATACGCGTACCGGCACTTTCATCTTCAGGATTATTATCAGCGATCAGCTCTTCTACTTGTCCATCCGGGTAATTGGTGATCACCAGCTTCACCGGATCCAGCACCGCCATCACACGATTGGCGGTTTTGTTCAGCTCTTCGCGGATGCAGTATTCCAACAGGCTCAGCTCAATCATATTATCACGTTTCTGAACACCTACCTTATCACACAGCATACGAATGCTGGCGGCAGTGTAACCACGGCGACGTAAACCGCTGATAGTTGGCATACGCGGATCGTCCCAGCCGCTTACAAAACCTTCTGTTACCAGCAGTTTCAGTTTTCGTTTACTCATTACCGTATTGGTCAGGTTTAAACGTGCAAACTCATACTGATGGCTGGGGAATATGTCCAGTTCTTTAATGAACCAGTCGTACAGCGGGCGATGCGGTATAAACTCCAGGGTACAGATGGAATGAGTGATGTTTTCGATGCTGTCGCTCTGGCCATGCGCAAAATCGTACATCGGATAGATGCACCATTTGTCGCCGGTGCGATGGTGATGCGCATGCTTGATCCTGTACATCAGGGGGTCGCGCATATGCATATTGGAGGAAGCCAGGTCGCCTTTGGCCCTGAGCGTTTTCTCCCCGTCTTTGAATTCTCCTTTACGCATTCTTTCAAACAGGTCCAGGTTCTCTTCTACAGAACGGCTTCTGGCCGGTGTGGGAGTGCCTGGCACGGTAGGTGTACCTTTGGCGGCGGCAATCTCTTCTGCGGTGGCATCTTCCACATAAGCCAGCCCTTTTTTGATCAGTTGCACCGCAAAATCGTACAGCTGCTCAAAATAATCGGAGGCATACAATTCTTTATCCCATTCGAATCCCAGCCAGCGGATATCTGCTTTGATAGACTCCACATATTCAGTGTCTTCAGTTACAGGGTTAGTATCATCAAAACGGAGATTGGTTTTCCCATTGTATTTCTGGGCCAGTCCGAAGTTTAATACGATCGACTTGGCATGGCCTATATGCAGGTAGCCATTGGGCTCGGGCGGGAACCGGGTAAGTACCCTGCCATCGTTTACGCCATTCGCAATGTCTTCTTCTACTATCTGTTCAATAAAATTGAGTGATTTTTCTTCGCTCATATAAATTAGTCTTGGAGGGCAAAAGTACTAAAAAGAGGAGAAAGCCGAAGACTTCAGCTTTTTGCAGCTCTTTTTAGTACATTTACGACCTTAACATCAGAAATGGTATGGTCAACCCATTAAATCGTCCTGTTCGTGTTTTGGTAGCCAAAGTCGGCCTTGATGGCCACGACCGGGGCGCTAAGGTAATCGCCGCAGCCCTGAGGGATGCCGGCATGGAGGTTATTTACACCGGTCTGCGGCAAACTCCTGAAATGGTGGTGAATGCTGCCTTGCAGGAAGATGTGGACGCTATTGGTGTCAGCATCCTTTCCGGCGCTCATATGACCGTATTTCCCAAGATCATTGCCCTGATGAAAGAAAAAGGTATGAATGATGTGCTGCTCACCGGCGGAGGGATCATCCCGGATACCGATATGGAAGCATTACAGGAGTTGGGGGTAGGAAAACTGTTCCCCCCGGGCACCACTACCCAGGACATTACCGCCTATATCACTGACTGGGTGGCCTCTCACAGAAATTTTTAAAAAAAATACGGGATCGCCGTAACATTTCTTTAGCCGGGTCGTCTTTATGGGAAATAGTCCTCCAAATCTAAAAAACCACATACCCGTTTTATGAAATGTAAGCTACTCCCGCTGTTCCTGTCCCTGATGATAATGTGCTGTAGCGTGTTTGCACAGGATAAGAAAGATTCGGCCAATACTGCCGGATCAGATACTACTGAAGTCCACACCACATTTTCCCTTATTTTCGGGAAATATCCCAAACACCGGGAAGGCATATACGTCACGCATGGTGGAGAGGGCCCCCTGTTGTCGTTTGCGTCTATGAAGAACAATGATGAACATGTGCGCAATATTCCGCGCTTTACGATATTCTTCAACGTCGGCACCAATTTTAACAAGGATGTGTCTAAAAACCTGGGCTTTTTTACAGGTATCAACCTGAAAAACATCGGGCTGATCTCTAAGCCAACTGATTCCCTGAAGTTCAAGCAACGGGTATATACAATGGGCATACCATTGGGAATTAAAATTGGAGATGTTTCCGGCGGTACCTTCTTCTTCTTTGCGGGTGGTGAAATAGACCTGGCAATCAACTACAAGGAAAAGCAATTTGTAGATGGAAAGAAGGTGCATAAGTTCAATGAATGGTTCAGTGATCGTACGCCCCTCCTGATGCCTTCTTTATTTGCCGGATTCCGTATACAGCCTGGGTTTGGCCTGAAAGTTCAGTATTATCCGCAGAATTTCTTCAATAAGGATTTCAAAGGA
The genomic region above belongs to Chitinophaga sp. 180180018-3 and contains:
- the aqpZ gene encoding aquaporin Z, with protein sequence MTVTLSQKCIAEFFGTFVLVLMGCGSAVLAGDHVGFLGIAFAFGLSVVAMAYAVGHISGCHLNPAITISLASTGKISGKDAGAYIVSQILGAIVASAVLYFIAQGKADYSIVKNGLGANGVDAGSPDHYNLVSGLVAEIVFTAIFLVVVHGATSKNGSNPGFAGLAIGLCLTLIHIVGIPVTGVSVNPARSIGPAIFVGGQALANLWVFIVGPVVGGLLGAGIWKLYDKN
- a CDS encoding type I asparaginase, coding for MATSKMSKILIIYTGGTVGMIYDDKTKALRPIGFNEIRNNLPELYRMGIDFYVYAFNPPIDSSDMQPEIWVELASIIEDRYDRYDGFVILHGSDTMAFTASALSFMLENLTKPVILTGSQLPIGKIRTDAKENIITAMEIACSRHNGTDISMVPEVCIYFDFSLFRGNRSKKYNAEKFEAFYTMNYPPLAEAGIDIKYKHQFILPTPNKPLKVHKELETNITVLKLFPGITRKAVEATLNIPGLKGVIMETFGSGNTNTQPWFIESIKRVIDNGAIVIDITQCDGGSVELGKYETSQHLLEIGVVSGHDMTFEAAVTKLMFVLGQGLSKEAARGMLETSLRGELTPIEIY
- a CDS encoding TatD family hydrolase, which gives rise to MLWIDTHTHLYSEEFEADREEMVARALAAGVSQLFLPNIDEDSITGMLELEARHPEHIFAMMGIHPCYVKETVEDQLNLIKAWLQQRPFKAIGEIGLDFYWDKSLLTQQYRAFQEQLLLAREYGLPVSIHSREATRECINEVKSLQDGRLSGVFHCFSGTVEEAKEIIDLGFYLGIGGVVTFKKSGLGEILEQIDLAHIVLETDAPYLAPVPYRGKRNESAYLPLAGEKLADIKNLKIADVASITSSNARKLFKTL
- a CDS encoding polysaccharide deacetylase family protein, which translates into the protein MFYLTKTPGILKMLYKSCEWNLSPAGNKVYLTFDDGPHPEATPFVLEQLAKYNAKATFFCIGKNVLEYPSVYQQILEAGHSTGNHTHNHLNGWKTGTEKYIENVLEAAKYIASPLFRPPYGRITPFQIRQIKNKIPGARIIMWDILSGDFDTTINGETCVQNVVFKLKPGSIVVFHDSTKAWDRVQYALPRVLEFCKKQQFELAAIV
- the gltX gene encoding glutamate--tRNA ligase — its product is MDHKKVRVRFAPSPTGGLHLGGVRTVLFNYLFARKHKGDFVLRIEDTDQTRYVPGAEEYINECLSWCGLEPDESPTKGGAYGPYRQSERKPIYRQYAEQLVQSGHAYYAFDTPEELDNMRVQLKTPENPSPQYNHIVREKMRNSLTLPDAEVQDLLAKNTPHVIRIKMPVNEELIFTDLIRGEVTFHTSLVDDKVLLKADGMPTYHLAVVVDDYLMKITHVFRGEEWLPSAPVHLLLWKHLGWEADMPQWAHLPLILKPDGNGKLSKRDGDRLGFPVYAMNWFDPKTNELTQGFRERGFLPEAFINMLAMLGWNDGTEQEIFSLQELIEKFSLERVHKAGAKFDFEKAKWFNHQYIHHKDSESLAALFQPVLAEKGISADPAYVAKVAGLVKDRCYFVNEIWDHGFFFFQAPESYDEAAVKPKWNADKEAFFEAWSAQLASLTTATAAEMEAAFKTLATERNLKMGDVQLPFRIMLTSGKFGPPVFDIVATLGVEETQKRIGKGLETFKN
- a CDS encoding glutamine--tRNA ligase/YqeY domain fusion protein, translating into MSEEKSLNFIEQIVEEDIANGVNDGRVLTRFPPEPNGYLHIGHAKSIVLNFGLAQKYNGKTNLRFDDTNPVTEDTEYVESIKADIRWLGFEWDKELYASDYFEQLYDFAVQLIKKGLAYVEDATAEEIAAAKGTPTVPGTPTPARSRSVEENLDLFERMRKGEFKDGEKTLRAKGDLASSNMHMRDPLMYRIKHAHHHRTGDKWCIYPMYDFAHGQSDSIENITHSICTLEFIPHRPLYDWFIKELDIFPSHQYEFARLNLTNTVMSKRKLKLLVTEGFVSGWDDPRMPTISGLRRRGYTAASIRMLCDKVGVQKRDNMIELSLLEYCIREELNKTANRVMAVLDPVKLVITNYPDGQVEELIADNNPEDESAGTRILHFSKTLYIEREDFMENPPKKFFRLGPGLHVRLKNAYIIKGESVEKDAAGNITTIYASYLPESKSGGDHSGLTVKGTIHWVSAEHAATAEVRIYDRLFTSENPAAEEVDFKSLINTDSLQVIKEAYVEPCLLKAKPGERFQFLRKGYFVVDPDSTPEKVVFNRTVTLKDTWAKESKK
- a CDS encoding cobalamin B12-binding domain-containing protein — its product is MVNPLNRPVRVLVAKVGLDGHDRGAKVIAAALRDAGMEVIYTGLRQTPEMVVNAALQEDVDAIGVSILSGAHMTVFPKIIALMKEKGMNDVLLTGGGIIPDTDMEALQELGVGKLFPPGTTTQDITAYITDWVASHRNF